The window CTCCGGACTCGCCGGGGCGGTTCACCCCGTCCGTGTCGGACATGAGGTGCCTTGTGCGGGTCGGTGCTTTGGTGCCTTGGTCGTCGGTTTCGGTGTCTTCGGTGCGCACTTTGGGGCGTTCGATATCGACGTCGACGGGGTCGGTGGACATCCCGAAAATCTGGTTGTAGGCGTCACGTCGTTCATCAGTCAGGGCTTTGATTGCGACCCGATGCTGGGTGGACCAGTCGTCGGCAATCTGGCCTGCCTTGGTGTCGAGTTCGTCGGCTACACCGGGCACGAGCGCGAGGGCTGCGACCGTGATTTCGGCGTCGAACAGGCCGTCGTCGTCACCAGTGGCGACCGCAATATGGTCTGCGTATTTGCGGGCGAGGTCGGGGGTGAACACCCGTTGTGCTTGCCGGAAGTCGGCGGCCACGGAACGGTCATCCGCGAGTGTCGTGAACGTGTCCCCGGTGGCAACGTCACCACCTACGGTGGCGACCACCGTTTCCCCCTCCACCTCCATGAGTGAATCGATTTGTGCCGCGAGTTCGGTTTTCTTTTCGACGGCGAGACCGTCCAGTTTGGCGAACAGCGCTGCGTAGGCGGTCTTCCGGGCATCCGGCAGCAACCCGTCATCGGAGAGTGCTTGTGCGAGCGCTGCGAGTCGTCTGGTGGGTTTCGCGGCCTTCTTCGGCAGTGTTTGGCAGGGGAGCGCGTCGAACGCCGCCCACACGAAATCGGGGACGTGCGGGTTGGGGGTCATGTCGACGGGGTTGAACAGGACACGCCGCCCGTTGCCGCCACCCGTGCCACCCGTGTCGTCGTCGCCGTCCTTCTTCTTCCCCAGCAGCACTTCCCCGACCTGCACGGCAGTGGCACGGTCAAAATGGGGAAGCACACACTCCACACTGTTGAGCGTGTCTTGTCCTGCGATACGACGAGCCAACGGGGTCCGCACCATCCGACCCAACAACTGGGTGATATGTGTGCGGTCCTTCGCAGGCCGGAACGACATCAACACTTCCGCACGCGGACAATCCCACCCCGTCGAAATCGCGTCCTTCGCCAACAGCACCCGGATACGTGTCGTGTCCTGCACCCGCTCCGGGGACACATACTCGACAATGTGAGCACCGATATCGAGGTCGGCATGTTCACCGAACACGTGCGCGATACCCCGCGCATCAAGGTCAGGCCACACATCCCGCACCGTCGACACCACATCCAGCAGCAACGCGTCGGTGGGTTTGTTCGGCACCTGCACCACCAACAGCGGCACCACAAGGTCCGCGTCCGCCCCCTCCGGCGACGCCTTGTAGTCAGCCCACTTCGTCGTGGACTCCCGCACCTTCTCCACGGCACGCTTCAGCAGGACGGTAGAAAAGTCCCCGGTTTCGGCAGGGAAGTCGAGACGAATGTCGTCCTTGATGAGACCAGACTCCTGAATCAGAGCCGCGTCCACTTCATATGCGGGGTAGTTGAACCGGCTTTGGGTGCCCGCCATCGCTTCGGTGAAACGCTCGATAGTGGCGGAGATACCCCACACCACCGGCACCGGGGGGACACCGTTCCCGCCGTCCACGAGCCGTTTCACAATCGTCTGACGCTCCTGCTTGTGCCCGCTCGTTTGTTTCATCCCCTTGTGGGCTTCATCGAGCACCACATACAAGGTCAACGCCGGGTCTTCGACCGTGTTCTTGATGGTGTCCCACAGGGTGTGCTGCCGCAGGTCCGGTGACGCCGCACGCGACACCAACACCCCATCCTCGCCATCGTCGTCGGCGGATGCGCCCCGGACGAGGAGACTGTTCTTGGACAGTTTTTGGGCGTTCAGGAAGTAGACGTTGCCGGGGTCGAACTTTTCTTGGTTGAACGTGTTTTCGATGACCTGCAACTGCCCGAACCTGATGCGGTCACCCGACGCCTGCATAATCCGGGTCCGGGTCTGCTCATTCAACGCAGGGTCGTCGGTGAACCACAGCACGACAGCGCCGGGGTCCGCCGTGAAGTCATGGTCGGGGTCACCAAAAAACAGACCCTCAATCACCGCAGACGCCATCACCGTTTTCCCGGCACCCGTCGTCGCGGACAGGGAGAACGCGACGTTGCGGCCCTTCCGGTGAAAGTCGTCACGAGCGTCCGCGAAGTTGTCGAGCATGCGCCCGACCGCGTCCTGCTGATAGTCGGTCAACTGAAACTTCATGGCCGGTCACTCCTGTCCCGTAGCGAACGAGAAGTTCGTCAAATACGACTCATACAGCCGCACGGGTTCCACACCGTCCGGGAGACGAGAACATGTGGTCTGGAACGCCCGGTCATCGTCAGTCACAAGAAACACCATCCCCACAGCGGGGTGCTGCTTCAGCTCCGTGAGGAACCCGGCAGCCGTATCCATGTCGAACAACACGGCATAGGTATCGGCAAACCCATAGTCGCCTGTAGCCGACTCGACACGAGACCCGCTGGCCCCCGCTTTCAGCCACAACAGGGGCGCTATCGCCGCGAATGAGCGGTTGTGTGCCACCGAACGGGGTGCCTCATAGGTGAGGGTGAAGAACTCGACGTTCTCCGCGAACCCTTCGCACATGGGGAACTCGTCGGTGAACTTGTAGTCCCCCGCCACGGGGTCACCATCGGGTGTTTTGCCTTCGATGGCGGCACGAATCCGGGGCTTCGTGATGTAGTCACAAATCCCCCACTCCTCCCACCCGTCGTCGCCCGGACGCAAACCCTTCGCCCGCAGCGCACCCTGTTCGTCAGCAGACACCTCATTGTTCGTCACAGACACCGTTGTGCGCCTGCCGCCGTCCTGCCGGTTCAACCTCATCACTGCGTGCGCCGTCGTCCCCGACCCAGCGAAGAAATCCACCACCACCGCATCCGGCTTGTCCCCGACAGCGAACCGCAAAGCATCCTCGACCGCGTACAGGGACTTCGGGAACGGAAACTTATGAACCGCCCCGGCATGTCCGGAGAGCTGATTCGTTGGAAGGATCACTCTCATGGCACGTCCCTCGAGGTACCCGACCGAGCTGCGTGAGCGCGCAGTGCGGATGGTGATGGAGTCCAGGCGGGACTATCCGCACGAGTCCGCCGTGATCAGGTCGGTCGCGGCGAAGCTGGGCATCACCTCTACTGAATCGCTGCGTAAGTGGCTGCGGCAGGCCGAGATCGACGGCGGTGTCCGCGTCGGCAAGTCCAGCGAGGAGATCGCTGAGATCAAGGCGTTGAAGAAAGAGGTCGCCGAACTGCGGCGGGCGAACGAGATCTTGAAGAGCGCTTCGGCTTTCTTCGCGGCGGAGCTCGACCGCCCCAACAGGTTCTGATCGACTACATCGAGGACCACAAGGTGGAGTTCGGGGTCGAGCCGATCTGCCGCGTGCTCAGTGAGCACGGGATCAAGATCGCTCCGTCCACCTACTACGAGGCTCGCTCACGCCGGCCTTCCAAGCAGCAGATCCGCGACGCGGAGCTGGTCGAGATCATGGTCGCCGAGCGCAACCGGCAGAAGCTGGTCGCGCGGTTTGGTGCACGCAAGATGTGGCTGCACCTGCGCGGACGGGGCCATGACGTCGCTCGATGCACCGTCGAGCGGCTCTACCGTGAACAACGCTGGGTCGGGGCGCTACGTCTGAAGAAGTTCCGGACCACCATCGGCGACCCGGCCGCCGAGCGACCACTGGACCTGGTCGATCGGCAGTTCTGGGCGAGCAGGCCCAACCAGCTATGGGTCGCCGACTTCACATATGTCGCGACCTGGTCAGGCACTGTCTACGTCGCCTTCATCTTCGACGTCTTCAGCCGTCGGATCGTGGGCTGGCGGGCCGCCACGCGGATGACGACCGACCTGGTGCTCGACACCCTTGAGCATGCGATCTGGACCCGCCAGCAGGCCGGTGTCACCGACCTTTCCGGCCTCATCCATCACACCGATGCAGGGTCTCAATACGTCAGCTTTGCCTTCACCCAGCGCCTCGTCGACGAGGGGGTCGACCCCTCAGTCGGGTCTGTTGGCGATGCCTATGACAACGCCCTCGCCGAGTCCCAGATCGGGCTCTACAAAGCCGAACTCATACGTCCTGAAGGTCCCTGGCGCGGCGTCGAACACGTCGAACTAGAGACCCTGAACTGGGTCGACTTCTTCAACAACGAGCGCCCTCACGAGGCGCTCTCCGACCTCACGCCCATGGCGGCCGAGGAACTGCACTACGCTGCAAGAAACGAGCTCACGCCAACCGGCTGAGCCACCAAACCCAGCCTCCGGACTCGCCGGGGCGGTTCATTACGACCGGGTAGCAACGCGTTGACGACGCCGGAGCCGTAGTACCCGGCGTTGTGCGATGGACGGTTCCACACCGTCATCGCTGCTCGCAGGGGGCGGGTCACTGACACCAACTCCAGAACCCCATTTGTGTCTCTACCCGTGACTTTGATTTCGCCGCGTTCGATGCGCTCCAACTGTCCACGGTTCAGGTAGAGGATGCTCCATCGGTCGTTCTTCGCGTCGTACGCGCCGACCTTCGCGGTACCGTTTGCCACATGTGTTCGCAGGGTCGCAGGCGACACTTGCCACCGCTTCTCGTCACCTTCACGAGACAGCGGCCACACCGCCACACAGCCTTCGGGAACCCGAACGGTATCTCGGCCCTCCGACAGTTCGATTGCGTCCCCGACGCCTTCGATTGACCGCTTCTTCGGGTCCACGAACACCGGGTAGAACAGGCGTGGCCGGTCAACCCTTCGGGCGTTGTTGCTGCCCTTAATGAGTCGTTCCCACCGCACTGGCTCCGAGGCGTCAGACTTCGATTCAGCAGACAGGAGGTCGTCCACACTGAGGGTCGGCCCCGCCTCGCCAAGGAACACAAAGAACGCGTACTCCTCGACGCGAGTGAACTCGCGGTTACGCGCCACGCCACGATGATTGATGGCGATAGTCACCATCTGCCGCTTCGCCCCAACGAACAGTTGGTCCAACAACAAACCCAGCCGGTGAACCTCCCGCTCGTCAATGGTGACGATGAGCACCGAGTTGGTCGGGTTGAGTAGCCGTCGAGCGAGTTTGAGGCGTCGTTCCATGAACGCCAACCACTTGGAGTGACGGTAAATGTCTTCCCCGTCCACGTAGTCGTTGTTGTATTTCCAGTCCTTCGCGCCCGTGTTGTAGGGCGGGTCAATGTAGATGGCGTCCACCCGGCCTGCGTGCGTGTAAAGCAGGGCTTGGAGGGCGTGATAGTTCTCGGCGTTCAACACGGTGTGGAACGGCTTATCGCCGCCGTGTTCCACGGTCCCGGTGGACTTGAGGCCGGGGTAGATGGTGTCGCGGAATTCGGCAACCACCACCACATCCGCCACGAGGTGTGTGGTCGTGTCACGGTCACCGGCCTTGTCCGCCACGGCAGCGGTCAGGTGGGCGACACGTTCCCCACCGTCGCTGGTGGTGAGCCGGGTAACCACCCAGAGCCGGGTGTCGGTCTTGTCGTTGCCGTCACGTGCAGGCAGCACCCGCACCTTGTCGCCCTTACGGACGGGACGACCTGGCAACTCGACTGCTTCGGGGGTGTGGCGTTCAAAGTTCAGACCAAACTCGCGGCGTTGCGCCAACGCTCGCACTTCACGCGACAGGGCACCCGCGAGCATTGGGTCGGTCTTCTCCAGTTGGGCCAGCAGTTCCCGCAGCGTCGACACGTCGGCCCGACTCCCTCAATCAGCGAGGGACCACCCGTAGCAGGCCCCTACCTTCAGGAAGCCACCCTAGAGACGACCACCGACCCTGCGTAGCAGGACAGCGTTATCCGCCGTGCTGGACCCGGAAGTTCGACAGATACGACTCATAGAGGCGCACAGGTTCCACGTGCTGGGGGAGGCGGGCGCACACGGTCTGGAAGCCCGCGTCGTCGTCAGTCACCACAAACACCATCCTCACCGTGCCAGCCGCTTCGACGGTTTGGACGAACCCGGTGGTGTGGTCGAGGTCAAACAACACCCCATACGTGTCAGCCACCGCGAACGTGTCCGTCACGTGCTCCACACAGGAGCCGGTGGCCCCCGCCTTCAGCCACAGCAGCCACGCGACACGAGTGAACGCACGGTTGTACGCCACCAACTGCCCGTTCTCGTAGGTGAGCCGCGTGAACACCACATTCCCCGGCACCGTATCCGCGTATTCGCTGCCGTCCGGGCGCACCCCAGTGAGCAGGGTTTCGACACGAGGCCGGGTCACATAGTCGTGAACCCCCAGCGCCTCCCACGCTGGGTCACCCGCACGGTGCCCCTCCTTGGTGAGCCGCTTCTGGTCCGTTGCCGCGAGTTCGTTGTTCGTCACCAACACACACTGCCGCGTCCCGCCATCCTCGGCGTTCAGACGCAACACCGCCTCCAACGTGCTGCCCGACCCACCAAAGAAGTCGAGAATTACCGCGTCCTTCGGGGCCACCATCCGAAACCACCGCGCCAACACCGTGTGGTCCTTCGGAAACGGAAACCGCTTCTCACCAAGCAGCCGTGCGAGGTTTACGGATGCACGCCCGCGAGCCTGATTGAACGCAGAGGGGATTGGGGAAGCAGTAGTTTCGTCAAGAAAGGTCTTCTTGCTTATACCCTTCATGTGGTCCTCTCTGAACAGGACACGCCCATCTTGGATTGCCTGCCTCATGCTCTTGGGCGTGCCGAACCTCCAACCTCCCTTGGGAACTGGGACAGGCTTCTTGGTTATGGGATGTACGACCTCATAGCGTGGCCCTCCACCTCCGGGCCACCCGATGTCAGAAACAGAAAAGACTCTCCCTGTTTCGGCACAAATGTTCCCGTACCTGCGGAGGTGGCTGGCTGGGTGGTGCTTTGGCACTCGTTTCCACCAAAGTTTGAAAGCCGCCGTGGCCTTGTCGGCTTCCCCTTTGGATTCTTTCCACGCCTGCCGTCCGGCTGTCAGAACTTCGTCAACACCCGGCTTCTGCTCTCTCCACCTCACTTTCCGTTCCGACAGGCTCACCTCGCTTTTGGCGTAGATGAGCATGTAGTCCGCGCCGTTGGAGACGTACCGTGAGTCGTTCTTGAATTCTCCCGTCCACACCACATCGGAGATGAAGTTGTGTGCGCCGAAATGTTTGGTCGAGCAGCATTCGTAGCCGGTGGTGTTCGTCGTCTCCGATGGCGACGATGATGATTCCGGTGTCTTTCAACAGACGACGGGCCAGCAACAGGCGTCGTTCCATGAACGCGAGCCATTTGGAGTGCCGGTAGTCGTCGTCGGCGTTCACATACTTGTCGTTGTAAATCCAGTCACCCGACCCGGTGTTGTAGGGCGGGTCAATGTAGATGAGGTCCACTGCGGCTTCATGCGTGTACGTCAACGCTTGGAGGGCGTGGTGGTTCTCCCCGTTGATAACCATGTGGGCGGGACTACCGGGGTCGGTGGCGACGGTGCCGGTGTGGTGGAGGCCCGGAAACAGGGTGTCGGCGGGTTCCGCCACCACCACCACATCCGCCACGGGTACTTCCAGCCGTGCCCCGTCCACGGCCACGAGATGCGCGACCCCGTGGGCCACGCGTGTCACCCGAAACGTCGCCATGTCCCTCCGGCCCGTGGTGCCACGTGCCGGGAGTACCCGCACCTTGTCGCCACGCCGCACCGGCCTACCCGGCAACTCCACCGTCTCCGGCAGCGACCGTTCAAAGTTCAGGCCAAACCCACGCCGCGCCTCCAACGCCCGGATTTCGGCACGTAACCGGGCCAGAACCTGCGGGTCCGTGTCAGCAGGAAGTTGGGCGAGCAAAGAGTCGAGGGTGGGCAAGAACGGGGTCTCCTTCGTGTGAAGGAGGTATCGGCGCGTTCACGACCCGCCAGAGATGAAGCGTCCAAACGGCCCGTGGCTTGAATGCCTTCATCCCCAGCGCCTGTGGATTAGGCGCTGTCGCAACGTCGGCGTTGGTGATACCGATACACAGAGCCAATGGGGATGTCGGTGGCGGCGCGTAGCCTCCGACAGACCGATGACCGTGAGGAGCAACCCGTGCGCATCAAGACCATCTATCTGCGGTTCTACAAGTCGTTCAACTACGACCATCTCCGCAAGAGCGACTCAAACAGCGTCCCAGACCCGTGGGACAGCGTCGATGAGCGCTTCTTTCCTTACGTCCGTATCCCACTTGAGAAGGACATCACCACTGTCGTGGGGGCGAACGAATCAGGCAAGACGCAGGTTCTTGACGCCATCGAGTGCCTTCTGTCGGGCGAAAACATTCTTCACAAGGACTTTTGCCGCTATTCCGAGTTCTTCGTCGTTGGCAAGGAGATGCGTAAACCCGAGTTCGGGGGCGAGTTCCATGCGCTGGACGAGGACGAGAAGGCCAATCTGAGACGCGTCCTGAAACTGGACGCGAACCATCCGGCAGATTCGTTTCACCTCTTCCGCGCACACGAGGCGACCACCGTCTATGTGAAGGTGGACGGCGAGTGGAAGACGCACACCCCGACGACCAAGCAGGTCGAATCGCTAGGTTTGCCGCCGTTCTTTCGCGTCGAGGCGAACGTTGCGCTCCCCGACAGTGTTCCGCTCGACTACCTCATCTCGGCGGGCAAGACCACCGGAGTGTCACGGAAACGGCGACTGGGGTGGATAGAGAGGGTCATGTCCAAGGCTGCGGTCTTTCAAGACAAGTCCACCGTCACGGCTTCTGCCGAAGAAATCTCTGCTGACTTCCGATTGATTGACGACACGGGCGACGACGCGACAAAGGCACTCAAAAGCCTTGAACTCGCGGACACGTTGCTAGTCAAAGTCGCTGGCATCAACCGAAAATCATTTGAGGGTGTTCGTAAAGCAGTTCGTTCCGGCGATGAGGGGTACGCGAACGGTCTCGTGGACGGAATGAACGAACGACTTGCCGCTTCGCTTGACTTCCCCAAGTGGTGGACCCAAGACCAAGAGTTTGCCCTGCGCCTTACTTTGCGCGACAGCAACCTCGTGTTCACGGTGAAAGACCGAACAGGACGTGACTACTCGTTCAGCGAACGCAGCGGTGGCCTCCAGCACTTCCTCAGTTACTTCGTGCGCTACTTGGCTCACGACTTCCAGAACCGCAACGAAGTGTTGCTCATGGACGAACCCGATGCCTTCCTCTCAATGCTCGGCCAGCAAGACCTCCTACGCATCTTCGCAGCGTTCGCGCACCCACAAGACCCCGAGAAGCCCGGAGTGCAAGTGGTCTACGTGACCCACTCACCTTTCCTCATCGACAAGAACCACGCTGAACGCATCCGCGTCCTCGAAAAGGCCGAAGGTGAAGACGGCACCCGGACAGTCGCTAACGCAGGACACAACCACTACGAGCCGTTGAGGACCGCGTTCGGGTCGTTCGTCGCGGAAACCACGTTCATCGGAAACTGCAACCTGCTCGTTGAGGGACAGGCGGACCAAGTGCTGCTCGCGGGGATGAGCGCACTCAGTCGCAAACACACACCCACAGCCGAAAACCTTGACCTCAACACGCTCACGCTCGTTCCGGCAGGGGGCGCAAAGCACATCCCGTACCTTGCCTACCTTGCTCGCGGACGTAGCGTCGACACCCCTGCCGTGGTTGTCCTCGTAGACGGAGACGACGCAGGCAAGGAGGCGGTCGAAGAACTCCAAGACGGATACCGGGGCAGGCAACTCGTCACGAACGACCTCATCATTACGGTCGACCAGTCTTTGGGTTTCCCGTCAGAGACCGGCACCAGCCCGGTCGAACCGGAAGACCTCATTACGCAGGCGGTGGTTCGACGCGCCGTGATTCTCGCGGCGGCAGAGAAACTGAACCCGGAGGCCGCGCACGAGTTTGAGGAAGCCCTCGGTGACACTTCCCCTACAGGCGGGCAGAAAGTGTTCAAGGCGGCTGCGATGGCGGCATCGGCAGTAAAACAGCAGAACGGACGCGGGTTTGAACTAACGAAAGTTGGCTTCGCACGTGGCGTTCTCGCGGCCCTCCAAGAGAATGGGCTTGCAAATGAACGGGCCGAAACGCTCGACAACTTCGCGGTCTTGTTTGGGCGCATCAACACCGCACAGCGTGCCGCCATGCGTGCCCACGCCCACACCAAAACGTCAACCCTGCTGAAACAGCAACTCAAGAACTTCAAGCGCGACTATCCCCATTCCGCGACCAGACGGGCAGCGGTGGCGTTGCTCGACAACATTCGTGCTCAACTGCCAGCGAACGCCATCGAGACGCAGCACGTTCGTGACCACATCACCAGCATCCAAGACAAGTTCAACCTCAGTACGGAGCCGGGTGCCACCATCGTCAACTACGAGCAATTCCTATCCGATGTGGAAGACCTCCCGAACCGTTTTGTTCGCAAATTGGAACAGCCCACCACGGACGCAATGACTATCGAGGCCGCGTTGCCGTGACCAATCACAGGCCCGCGAGTGGTCCACTCGTGCATGGTCTCGGTATCGGCGGGTACAGGTCTTTCACGTCGATGCGGTACCTCGACCCGCTGTCGAAGGTGACCCTGTTGGCTGGACGGAACAACGTGGGGAAGTCGAACGTCATCCGGTTCCTCGACACCTATATGGCAGCGAAGGCCCCGCGCAGGGGAGTTGATGACGAACCACGTCCAGTCGGGGAGCCGCTGCGGTACGCGACCGGGCACATCGTGGACATGGATGCTGTCGAAGCGTGGCTTCGTGAGGGCGTGCCGCACCATGAACAACGGAACTATTTGGCTGGGTTCCATGCGTTCTTCGACCTCCCCATCCTGCGCCCCGATTCTTCTGGACTCTTGTGGGTGACGCGAAGCCAGAGCACCGAGAACCCGTCCTACAACACGCCGGAACTATTCGAGTGGCAAGTCGACCCGACGTGGATTGACGAAGTGGTGGCATCCGCGCAAGGGAAAGTGGACCTCCCGTCTTTGCGAGGTCACTCAAGCCTTTTCGGGGAAGGCGGCGGAACCCCGGCAAAAGCCGTCCGTTCCGTCGCCGCGAAATGGATGCCGTTTACGCCACCGCCCGTCGCGGTGGTGCAGGCGTTCCGGCAAGTTGGCACGGGCGACGACGGTGAAGGCGGCGACTACTCGGGTCGCGGTCTGATTGAACGGTTGGCTGACCACCAGAACCCCGGCCACATGGAACGCGAGAAACGGGACAAGTTCGACGCCATCAACAAGTTTGTGGCCGACGTGTTGGAAGACCCCACCGTCCACATCGAAGTGCCCAACCATCGAGAACATCTGCTAATCCACGAAGGGGCCACGGTCCTACCGCTCGACGCGTTGGGGACGGGTATCCATCAAGTGGTCATCATCGCCGCTGCAGCGACCCTGCTGGACGAAACACTGGTCTGTATCGAAGAACCGGAAGTGAACCTCCACCCGCTCCTGCAACGGAAACTGGTCCGCTACCTGTCGGAGAACACGACGAACCAGTACGTGATAGCCACCCATTCGGCTCACATGCTCGACTACGAGCAGGCCAGCATCATCCACCTCCGCAAAACCAGTGAAGGCACCGTCACAACCCCAGCAGTGTCGGCACAGGAAGTGTCTGATGTGTGCCACGACCTCGGGTACCGGCCCGCCGATATTCTGCAAGCCAACGCCGTCATTTGGGTGGAAGGCCCCTCTGACCGTATCTACGTCAACCATTGGCTGAACTTGTTGGAACCGGGCCACGGGCTGGTGGAGGGCATCCACTATTCGGTGATGTTTTACGGCGGCAGACTCCTCAACCACCTGACGGGCGACGACCCGGAAGTGGACGAGTTCATTTCGCTACGAAGGTTGAACCGACACTCCATGATTCTCATCGACTCCGACAAAACGCATGCACGCAAGAGAATCAACGCCACCAAGCAACGCGTCATGGACGAGTTCAACAGGACCGGGTTGCCGGGGTTTGCGTGGGTCACCGATTGTCGAACCATCGAAAACTATGCCCCACCCGACGTACTCACTGCAGCCGTCCACGAAACGCATCCAAAAGGGAAGCACGTGCCCGCCGCTAACAAGTGGGGTCACCCGCTCACCGTCACCGGCATCAAGCAGGTGGACAAGAACAGGGTCGCCACCGAAACCACCCTCCGGTGGACCGGCCCACTCACCGGCACCCTCAAACGAGACGTACAACTGATGCTCGACTTCATCCGCAACGCCAACACGTGACCCCGTGACACACGGCGTGGGCCACTGTCAGCATCCGGGGGTATGACAGAGCAAAACACGCAGTGCCCGTGTCAGTGTCCAGAACCGACGCCAAGCATGAGTCCGTGGTTCACCGTCCCGGTCGCCATCGCGGGGTTGGTGACAGGAATCGTCGTTGGAACGAAATCAGCCACCGACAAGGGAATATCCGTGGCGGCAGTCATCACCCTGTTCTTGGCGTATGAGTTCGTAATCAAACTCATTGACGCAGTGGACGGAGATTCCGGTTTCGCGCAAGACGCGAAAGCGGTCACGAAGCCTGTTGAACTGTTCGGTGTCTTAACCGGCCTCGGGTACTTAGGCGCAAGCAACGTGAACGCATACACGAACAACCACGCTTCTTTGTGGCCCACCATCAGCATCGGTGTCGTCATCTTCGCAATGTTCAGCCTCGTCGCGGTGTACCACTTCTTTCGCGGCCCAGAACAGTCCGCCACATCGGGTACGACAACGCAAGTGACACAGGCGGGGCAACCAACATCAGCGCCACCGCCCAGTTGAATGATGGCATGAACACGGCACCAACGAGCGCCGACAAAACAAACACAGAAAACCATGTGAACATCGACGCCAACAACGGAGACATATACATGCCCCACCTATCGGCATAACCAAGCAACCGAGCATGACCGGGACGTCCAGAACCCCGTCCCCACGGGCACGGTCTCATCACCGTCACCGTGGTGGGCCTGTTGGCCGGATATCTCGCAGCCATCAACACATCGAGTGCCTCCACCAAAGCACTCGCAATACTGGTTCTCCTGTACGGCCCCTACGAAGCGGTCAAAAGAATCATCAGCGCGGTCACCGACGACAGTGACTTCGCCAAAGGGGTCGAACGGTTCACAAGATTCATCGAATTCGTGACCGCAGTCTTGGCGGTCGGCTACGTCGTCGGGAAGGACACATCGGACCACTGGGACGGAAAAGGACTCCCCGCGTCGATAGTGTCACTATGCGTCGTGGTCATCGTGTTCCTTGCGGGTGGACACGCCACCGCCCGATGGTTCCCAGAACAGCCCGCCACATCGGGAACGACACCACGGTCAGCACAGGAGAACCAACAACAACAAGCACAGTTGTCCACCCAAGCGACGGCAACAACAAACAACCCAGCAGAGACATCAGAGGAACCGACAGAAACGCCGTAAGGCCAGTGAGAACCCACT of the Nocardioides sp. genome contains:
- a CDS encoding DEAD/DEAH box helicase family protein codes for the protein MKFQLTDYQQDAVGRMLDNFADARDDFHRKGRNVAFSLSATTGAGKTVMASAVIEGLFFGDPDHDFTADPGAVVLWFTDDPALNEQTRTRIMQASGDRIRFGQLQVIENTFNQEKFDPGNVYFLNAQKLSKNSLLVRGASADDDGEDGVLVSRAASPDLRQHTLWDTIKNTVEDPALTLYVVLDEAHKGMKQTSGHKQERQTIVKRLVDGGNGVPPVPVVWGISATIERFTEAMAGTQSRFNYPAYEVDAALIQESGLIKDDIRLDFPAETGDFSTVLLKRAVEKVRESTTKWADYKASPEGADADLVVPLLVVQVPNKPTDALLLDVVSTVRDVWPDLDARGIAHVFGEHADLDIGAHIVEYVSPERVQDTTRIRVLLAKDAISTGWDCPRAEVLMSFRPAKDRTHITQLLGRMVRTPLARRIAGQDTLNSVECVLPHFDRATAVQVGEVLLGKKKDGDDDTGGTGGGNGRRVLFNPVDMTPNPHVPDFVWAAFDALPCQTLPKKAAKPTRRLAALAQALSDDGLLPDARKTAYAALFAKLDGLAVEKKTELAAQIDSLMEVEGETVVATVGGDVATGDTFTTLADDRSVAADFRQAQRVFTPDLARKYADHIAVATGDDDGLFDAEITVAALALVPGVADELDTKAGQIADDWSTQHRVAIKALTDERRDAYNQIFGMSTDPVDVDIERPKVRTEDTETDDQGTKAPTRTRHLMSDTDGVNRPGESGGWVWWLSRLA
- a CDS encoding DNA methyltransferase — encoded protein: MSTLRELLAQLEKTDPMLAGALSREVRALAQRREFGLNFERHTPEAVELPGRPVRKGDKVRVLPARDGNDKTDTRLWVVTRLTTSDGGERVAHLTAAVADKAGDRDTTTHLVADVVVVAEFRDTIYPGLKSTGTVEHGGDKPFHTVLNAENYHALQALLYTHAGRVDAIYIDPPYNTGAKDWKYNNDYVDGEDIYRHSKWLAFMERRLKLARRLLNPTNSVLIVTIDEREVHRLGLLLDQLFVGAKRQMVTIAINHRGVARNREFTRVEEYAFFVFLGEAGPTLSVDDLLSAESKSDASEPVRWERLIKGSNNARRVDRPRLFYPVFVDPKKRSIEGVGDAIELSEGRDTVRVPEGCVAVWPLSREGDEKRWQVSPATLRTHVANGTAKVGAYDAKNDRWSILYLNRGQLERIERGEIKVTGRDTNGVLELVSVTRPLRAAMTVWNRPSHNAGYYGSGVVNALLPGRNEPPRRVRRLGLVAQPVGVSSFLAA
- a CDS encoding DNA methyltransferase, which codes for MRVILPTNQLSGHAGAVHKFPFPKSLYAVEDALRFAVGDKPDAVVVDFFAGSGTTAHAVMRLNRQDGGRRTTVSVTNNEVSADEQGALRAKGLRPGDDGWEEWGICDYITKPRIRAAIEGKTPDGDPVAGDYKFTDEFPMCEGFAENVEFFTLTYEAPRSVAHNRSFAAIAPLLWLKAGASGSRVESATGDYGFADTYAVLFDMDTAAGFLTELKQHPAVGMVFLVTDDDRAFQTTCSRLPDGVEPVRLYESYLTNFSFATGQE
- a CDS encoding IS3 family transposase (programmed frameshift), whose amino-acid sequence is MARPSRYPTELRERAVRMVMESRRDYPHESAVIRSVAAKLGITSTESLRKWLRQAEIDGGVRVGKSSEEIAEIKALKKEVAELRRANEILKSASGFLRGGARPPQQVLIDYIEDHKVEFGVEPICRVLSEHGIKIAPSTYYEARSRRPSKQQIRDAELVEIMVAERNRQKLVARFGARKMWLHLRGRGHDVARCTVERLYREQRWVGALRLKKFRTTIGDPAAERPLDLVDRQFWASRPNQLWVADFTYVATWSGTVYVAFIFDVFSRRIVGWRAATRMTTDLVLDTLEHAIWTRQQAGVTDLSGLIHHTDAGSQYVSFAFTQRLVDEGVDPSVGSVGDAYDNALAESQIGLYKAELIRPEGPWRGVEHVELETLNWVDFFNNERPHEALSDLTPMAAEELHYAARNELTPTG
- a CDS encoding DNA methyltransferase, with amino-acid sequence MVWTGEFKNDSRYVSNGADYMLIYAKSEVSLSERKVRWREQKPGVDEVLTAGRQAWKESKGEADKATAAFKLWWKRVPKHHPASHLRRYGNICAETGRVFSVSDIGWPGGGGPRYEVVHPITKKPVPVPKGGWRFGTPKSMRQAIQDGRVLFREDHMKGISKKTFLDETTASPIPSAFNQARGRASVNLARLLGEKRFPFPKDHTVLARWFRMVAPKDAVILDFFGGSGSTLEAVLRLNAEDGGTRQCVLVTNNELAATDQKRLTKEGHRAGDPAWEALGVHDYVTRPRVETLLTGVRPDGSEYADTVPGNVVFTRLTYENGQLVAYNRAFTRVAWLLWLKAGATGSCVEHVTDTFAVADTYGVLFDLDHTTGFVQTVEAAGTVRMVFVVTDDDAGFQTVCARLPQHVEPVRLYESYLSNFRVQHGG